The following are from one region of the Sardina pilchardus chromosome 4, fSarPil1.1, whole genome shotgun sequence genome:
- the eef1akmt1 gene encoding EEF1A lysine methyltransferase 1, translating to MSDSDDDVPQLSAATLAALQEFYDDQKMDQAPATDIYAVGAVEEDWGMSQFWYNEETASRLAEEAILQAGKGGRIACLSCPSVYQRLKKNDLVGINDVTAVVLEYDRRFAVYGDEFVFYDYNNPLSLPESIGPQSFDFVLADPPYLSEECLSKVAITVKFLTKGKTLLCTGAIMEEHASKLMGLKMCNFLPKHSHNLANEFRCYTNYESTNLS from the exons ATGAGCGACAGCGACGACGATGTCCCACAACTGTCTGCGGCCACACTGGCTGCTCTGCAGGAGTTCTACGATGACCAGAAGATGGATCAGGCACCAGCCACAGACATCTACGCGGTCGGGGCCGTGGAGGAGGACTGG GGAATGAGCCAGTTTTGGTATAACGAAGAGACCGCTTCACGGCTTGCAGAGGAGGCCATACTGCAGGCTGGCAAAGGAGGCAG GATAGCATGCCTCAGCTGCCCAAGTGTATACCAGCGGCTCAAAAAGAATGACCTGGTAGGCATCAACGATGTGACGGCTGTTGTGCTGGAATACGACCGCCGCTTCGCGGTGTACGGCGATGAGTTCGTCTTCTACGACTACAACAACCCTCTCAGTCTACCAGAGAGCATCGGTCCGCAAAGCTTTGACTTCGTCCTCGCCGATCCACCTTACCTGTCGGAGGAGTGCCTCAGTAAGGTGGCCATCACGGTCAAGTTCTTGACCAAGGGAAAGACTCTGCTCTGCACAG gAGCCATCATGGAGGAGCATGCAAGTAAACTCATGGGCCTGAAGATGTGTAACTTCCTGCCCAAGCACAGCCATAACCTGGCCAATGAGTTCCGCTGCTACACCAACTACGAGTCGACGAACCTCTCGTAA
- the il17d gene encoding interleukin-17D: MLKRTCVLLVAVMLLWGDYCWGSKVKVSRKMTRQRPCLDIPEEILEQMFGRLSVGVFSAFHHTLQLASAERLNMTCPSGRRLTEDRKSRIPVNLLSISPWAYRVSHDPARYPRYIPEAYCLCKGCLNGPYGQESERYRSTPVYMPSVILRRTGMCMGGRHSYTETYISVPVGCTCVPLLEKDRQAPRTNQSLDSTKVKPGQKTFHTKPIRKNN, translated from the exons ATGTTGAAGCGGACTTGCGTCCTACTGGTGGCTGTAATGTTACTGTGGGGCGACTATTGCTGGGGATCAAAAGTTAAAGTGTCAAGAAAGATGACACGGCAACGGCCATGCTTGGATATTCCAGAGGAAATTCTTGAACAGATGTTTGGGAGACTTTCGGTGGGGGTCTTTAGCGCCTTTCATCACACACTGCAGCTTGCATCGGCTGAGCGACTGAATATGACATGTCCCTCTGGTCGTCGcttgacagaggacagaaagTCGCGCATTCCTGTGAATCTCCTCAGTATTTCTCCGTGGGCTTACAG GGTCTCCCACGACCCGGCGAGGTACCCACGCTACATCCCGGAGGCTTACTGCTTGTGTAAAGGATGCTTGAACGGTCCTTACGGCCAGGAGAGCGAGCGCTATCGCAGCACTCCGGTCTACATGCCGTCGGTGATCCTGCGTCGCACGGGCATGTGTATGGGTGGCCGTCACTCTTACACGGAGACCTACATCTCGGTTCCGGTTGGTTGCACGTGCGTACCGTTGCTGGAAAAAGATAGGCAAGCACCGAGGACCAACCAAAGTCTGGACAGCACCAAAGTCAAGCCAGGCCAGAAGACGTTCCATACCAAGCCCATTCGGAAGAACAACTAG